Proteins encoded by one window of Shewanella avicenniae:
- a CDS encoding circularly permuted type 2 ATP-grasp protein — translation MTSTGSKSAAASVKNLQAQAPYAQPQSAYDEAFDFSRVVRPHWQLVMENIARLGNDGMQDRYLRAQRILRDDGATYNLNNDPLSPTVWSLDIVPNVIEQAEWQLVEKGLVQRAKLFDLIYQDLYGEQRLLKEGIIPSEIIFSHPGFLRACHGLKLPGTHKVIFHAVDMVRSQDGHFIAIGDRTQAPSGTGYALENRTVVSRVVPGMFRHANVLRLSSFFHTVRQTLANLVSHKTDTPRIVVLTPGAYSSTYFEHAYLANYLGFPLVQGGDLTVRNGKVWMKSLNGLSQVDVILRRMDDSYCDQSELRADSRLGVPGLLEVARNGNVVLANPLGSGVLEAPALLAFLPEISQFLLNEPLKLASVRTWWCGNPEDKAYVLANLDQLIIKPAYRSFYSRSVYGHSLTDKTRAEIIAQIEHSPHAYVAQSYIPGAIAPIWQNKQLDGRPSIFRGFTVADKDSFCVMPGGLTRVAESTAEAIVTSLSGAMSKDTWVVSDKPDTSSLPILDAQPRDRAEVSNLPSRVIENLFWFGRYAERAELSLRLMRTIFKQLNGIEPFPPESRDVLLTAMSQLTGCLPGFTEDPELLENPNDELAALVIDGARVGSIKFNLQSMLACGEQVKEMLSADTRIILNELRDHILAVDEAYSDGLPAVPEESLDSLVTSLLALSGLNHESMLRGMDWMFQEIGRRTERALQTATLLKATLTEHLPSLQQQQILESVLLSVEALISFRRRYRTRARIAYGLDLLMIDATNPRSLIYQVDQLRKYLNELPRNYTQSSGLTAENRLIIKTLNDIQLADLEALALIDEETETRASLAQLMTQIGDQLDQFTSLISDKYFDHTAGPQPLVKAQWKADI, via the coding sequence ATGACATCGACAGGTTCAAAGTCTGCCGCTGCAAGCGTTAAAAACTTGCAGGCGCAGGCTCCCTATGCACAGCCCCAGAGCGCTTATGATGAAGCGTTCGATTTTTCACGGGTTGTGAGACCTCATTGGCAATTAGTGATGGAAAACATTGCCAGACTAGGTAACGATGGCATGCAGGATCGCTATCTCCGCGCCCAACGTATTTTGCGCGACGATGGTGCAACCTATAACCTAAATAACGACCCTTTATCTCCCACGGTTTGGTCACTGGACATAGTGCCAAATGTGATTGAACAGGCGGAGTGGCAGTTGGTAGAGAAAGGTCTGGTGCAGCGTGCCAAGCTGTTTGATCTGATCTATCAAGACCTCTATGGCGAGCAACGTTTGCTAAAGGAGGGGATAATCCCGTCGGAGATTATCTTCTCTCATCCGGGATTTTTGCGTGCTTGTCACGGGCTCAAGCTGCCCGGCACCCATAAAGTGATCTTTCATGCGGTAGATATGGTACGCAGCCAAGATGGCCACTTTATTGCGATTGGCGATCGAACACAGGCGCCGAGCGGTACCGGCTATGCACTGGAAAACCGCACCGTAGTGTCGCGGGTAGTACCGGGGATGTTCCGTCACGCCAATGTGCTGCGGTTGTCGAGTTTCTTCCATACGGTGCGGCAAACCCTCGCGAACTTGGTATCGCACAAAACCGATACGCCGCGAATCGTGGTGCTCACCCCAGGCGCTTACAGCAGTACCTACTTTGAACATGCCTATCTTGCAAACTACCTCGGTTTCCCGCTGGTACAAGGCGGCGACCTAACCGTGCGCAATGGCAAGGTGTGGATGAAGTCGCTTAATGGCTTAAGCCAAGTCGACGTGATTTTACGGCGTATGGATGATAGTTACTGCGACCAAAGTGAGCTGCGTGCGGACTCCCGTCTAGGGGTGCCTGGGTTATTAGAAGTGGCACGTAATGGTAACGTGGTACTCGCGAATCCACTGGGAAGTGGTGTGTTAGAAGCGCCGGCTCTGTTGGCCTTCTTACCGGAAATAAGCCAATTTTTACTGAATGAACCGCTGAAGTTGGCATCCGTCCGTACTTGGTGGTGCGGCAATCCCGAGGATAAAGCCTATGTGCTGGCTAACCTCGATCAGTTGATCATCAAACCGGCCTATCGCAGTTTCTACAGTCGCAGCGTTTATGGCCACAGTTTAACTGACAAAACTCGCGCAGAGATTATTGCCCAAATTGAGCACAGTCCACACGCGTATGTGGCGCAGAGTTATATTCCCGGCGCTATCGCGCCAATTTGGCAGAACAAACAACTAGATGGCCGTCCGAGTATTTTCCGTGGCTTTACTGTGGCCGATAAAGACAGCTTTTGCGTCATGCCCGGCGGCTTAACCCGGGTGGCAGAGTCAACCGCAGAAGCGATTGTGACCAGTCTTTCCGGTGCCATGAGTAAAGATACCTGGGTAGTGAGCGATAAGCCGGATACCTCGAGTTTGCCCATTTTGGATGCGCAGCCGCGTGATCGCGCTGAAGTCAGTAATTTGCCATCGCGGGTTATCGAAAATCTGTTCTGGTTTGGTCGCTACGCCGAGCGCGCTGAACTGAGCCTGCGCTTGATGCGCACCATTTTTAAACAACTGAACGGGATTGAGCCATTCCCGCCTGAAAGTCGCGATGTTTTGCTCACAGCGATGTCACAGCTGACGGGTTGTTTGCCGGGCTTTACCGAAGACCCAGAGCTACTGGAGAACCCTAACGATGAGTTAGCGGCGTTGGTGATTGATGGCGCACGGGTCGGCAGTATCAAATTTAACCTACAATCGATGCTGGCCTGTGGTGAGCAAGTCAAAGAGATGCTGTCAGCCGATACGCGGATCATTCTCAACGAATTGCGCGACCATATTCTTGCGGTCGATGAAGCCTATAGTGACGGTTTACCCGCAGTGCCGGAAGAGTCGTTGGATAGCTTGGTAACGTCGCTGTTAGCGTTGTCAGGTTTAAATCATGAAAGCATGTTGCGCGGTATGGACTGGATGTTCCAAGAGATTGGCCGCCGTACTGAGCGTGCGCTGCAAACCGCTACGTTGCTGAAAGCCACTCTCACCGAACATCTCCCGAGTTTACAGCAACAGCAGATTCTGGAATCGGTGCTGCTGAGCGTGGAAGCCTTGATCTCTTTCCGCCGCCGTTATCGGACGCGGGCGCGGATAGCCTATGGCTTAGATCTGCTGATGATTGACGCCACCAACCCACGTTCGCTGATTTATCAGGTGGATCAGTTACGTAAATATCTCAATGAATTACCGCGTAATTACACCCAAAGCTCAGGGTTAACCGCAGAAAATCGACTGATTATCAAAACCCTTAATGACATTCAGTTGGCCGATCTGGAAGCGTTAGCATTGATTGATGAAGAGACCGAAACTCGCGCCAGCTTAGCGCAGCTAATGACCCAAATCGGCGACCAACTTGATCAATTCACCAGTTTGATCAGTGATAAATATTTTGACCATACCGCAGGCCCGCAGCCGTTGGTTAAAGCGCAATGGAAGGCAGATATATGA
- a CDS encoding AMP-dependent synthetase/ligase — translation MSLAQYQIVKLLEQQVKQQPDNIALEGFEMASPWDKVSWTQFKNYSDQLAAAFIDHGLAVQDRVAILSNNCPQWSIVDIATNKARGVLVPIYPTSTLEQAVYILRDSGAKVLCVTNQAQYQMACKLQPLCPALQQVIVFDNDVQLKSELHFHLDTLLSEEAGVTHPELQQRLAESSLDDLLTLIYTSGTTGDPKGVMLDQRNVASAMRQHHQRVPFEQGDVSLVFLPLSHVYERGWSYYVMSRGGRNVYLADTPRVQQAIAAVKPHTVCVVPRFLEKVYSAVIDKVNKGPASRRKLFAWAISVGQRQFEADQGRAKGSLLLKWQWLLANKLVYSKLHNALGGRIKYMPCGGAALDADVGAFFAAINIPLLVGYGMTETTATVACCSPDNRVKGANGLPLDEVEVRLGKDDEILVRGETVMRGYFNRPLETAEAFEDGWLKTGDVGRIDENGNLFITDRLKELMKTSNGKYIAPQRVEGKVGCCPLIEQVAIIADARNYVTALIVPAFEALESWAKQKGLNYDSPIELIRNTQVVAHFEERLKQLQHELAGFEQIKKFTLLPEAFSMEAGLITPTLKLRRKMIYSKYANEINAMYNS, via the coding sequence ATGTCTCTTGCGCAATACCAAATTGTCAAACTGCTGGAACAGCAAGTAAAACAGCAGCCGGATAATATCGCCCTCGAAGGCTTTGAAATGGCGTCCCCATGGGACAAGGTCAGCTGGACTCAATTTAAAAATTATAGCGATCAATTAGCCGCGGCCTTTATTGACCACGGTTTAGCGGTTCAAGACCGTGTCGCTATTCTGTCTAACAACTGTCCACAATGGTCAATTGTTGATATTGCCACCAATAAAGCGCGTGGCGTGCTGGTGCCGATTTATCCCACTTCAACCCTTGAGCAAGCGGTATACATTCTGCGTGATTCTGGGGCAAAAGTGCTATGCGTCACCAATCAGGCGCAATACCAAATGGCCTGTAAACTGCAGCCATTGTGCCCGGCGCTGCAGCAGGTAATCGTGTTTGATAATGACGTGCAGCTGAAAAGCGAACTGCACTTTCATCTCGACACTCTGTTGTCTGAAGAAGCTGGCGTCACTCATCCTGAGTTGCAACAACGCTTGGCAGAATCAAGCCTCGATGACCTGTTGACCTTGATTTACACCTCAGGCACCACCGGTGATCCTAAAGGAGTGATGCTGGATCAGCGCAATGTGGCGTCAGCGATGCGTCAACATCACCAGCGAGTGCCGTTTGAGCAAGGCGATGTCTCATTAGTGTTTCTACCGCTGAGCCATGTGTATGAACGCGGTTGGAGCTACTACGTGATGAGCCGCGGCGGCCGTAACGTCTACTTGGCCGATACACCGCGAGTACAGCAAGCCATTGCCGCCGTTAAGCCGCACACCGTTTGTGTTGTGCCACGCTTCCTTGAAAAAGTGTATAGCGCCGTTATTGATAAAGTGAACAAAGGCCCTGCATCACGGCGCAAGTTGTTTGCTTGGGCGATTTCGGTAGGCCAACGTCAGTTTGAAGCTGACCAAGGTCGCGCCAAAGGTAGCCTGTTGTTGAAGTGGCAGTGGTTGCTGGCCAATAAACTGGTTTACAGCAAGTTGCATAACGCGCTCGGCGGCCGCATCAAATATATGCCTTGCGGCGGCGCGGCGTTAGATGCCGACGTTGGTGCGTTCTTCGCAGCGATCAATATTCCATTGCTGGTGGGGTATGGCATGACTGAAACCACCGCAACGGTGGCATGTTGTTCGCCAGACAATCGAGTGAAAGGTGCTAACGGCTTACCGCTGGATGAAGTGGAAGTACGTCTCGGTAAGGATGATGAAATTCTAGTGCGCGGTGAAACCGTGATGCGCGGTTATTTCAATCGGCCACTGGAAACCGCTGAAGCTTTTGAAGATGGCTGGTTGAAAACCGGTGATGTCGGTCGTATCGACGAAAACGGCAATCTGTTCATCACTGACCGTCTGAAAGAGCTGATGAAAACCTCTAACGGTAAATATATTGCACCGCAGCGGGTTGAGGGAAAAGTGGGTTGCTGTCCATTAATTGAGCAGGTGGCAATTATTGCCGATGCTCGTAACTATGTGACCGCATTGATTGTGCCAGCGTTTGAAGCGCTAGAGTCATGGGCAAAGCAAAAAGGCCTCAACTATGACTCGCCAATTGAGCTGATCCGTAACACCCAAGTGGTGGCACATTTTGAAGAGCGATTAAAGCAGCTACAGCATGAGCTGGCAGGCTTTGAGCAGATCAAAAAATTCACCCTGCTGCCTGAAGCGTTCTCGATGGAAGCGGGTTTGATTACGCCAACATTGAAGCTGCGTCGTAAGATGATTTACAGCAAATATGCGAACGAAATTAACGCCATGTATAACAGTTAA
- a CDS encoding TAXI family TRAP transporter solute-binding subunit has protein sequence MKLYKKLGVIGAAAIVSFSSAVWAAPKFINVLTGGTSGIYYPLGVALSQLYGNNIDGAKTSVQATKASVENLNLLQANRGELGFALGDSVSAAWKGDEEAGFKKPLDKLRLIASVYPNYIQIVANKDSNIKSLADLKGKRVSVGAPKSGTELNARAIFAAAGLSYEDLGKVEFLPYAESVELIKNRQLDATLQSSGLGMAAYRDLASTMPVNFVPIPKDVIERIGNAAFQPGVIPAGTYDGQDADVDTIAIQNMLVTNSGVSDDVAYQMTKLIFENLDYLRNAHAAAKAISLDKATQSPIPLHPGAERYYKEVGALK, from the coding sequence ATGAAACTCTATAAGAAACTTGGTGTGATTGGCGCCGCTGCGATTGTCAGCTTCAGCTCAGCAGTATGGGCTGCGCCTAAATTTATTAACGTACTGACGGGCGGTACCAGCGGTATCTACTATCCGTTGGGCGTGGCATTATCACAGCTTTATGGTAACAACATTGATGGCGCGAAGACTTCTGTGCAAGCCACCAAAGCTTCGGTAGAGAACCTCAACCTGCTGCAAGCGAATCGCGGTGAATTAGGTTTTGCCTTGGGCGATTCAGTGTCAGCGGCGTGGAAGGGTGATGAAGAAGCTGGCTTTAAAAAGCCACTCGATAAATTGCGTTTGATTGCCTCTGTTTATCCTAACTATATTCAAATTGTGGCCAACAAAGATTCCAACATTAAGTCATTGGCTGACTTGAAAGGTAAGCGTGTCTCTGTGGGCGCGCCAAAATCCGGTACTGAACTCAACGCGCGAGCAATTTTTGCCGCTGCCGGACTTTCTTATGAAGATCTCGGCAAAGTAGAATTTCTGCCTTATGCCGAATCGGTTGAACTGATCAAAAACCGCCAGTTGGATGCAACGTTGCAATCTTCAGGTTTGGGAATGGCGGCATACCGTGATTTGGCATCGACTATGCCAGTGAATTTTGTACCAATTCCTAAAGACGTGATTGAGCGCATCGGTAATGCGGCGTTCCAACCCGGTGTTATCCCTGCCGGTACTTACGATGGTCAAGATGCTGATGTGGATACGATTGCTATCCAAAACATGCTGGTCACCAACAGTGGTGTGTCTGACGACGTGGCGTATCAGATGACGAAGTTGATTTTTGAAAACTTGGATTATCTGCGTAATGCCCATGCTGCTGCCAAAGCCATTTCTTTGGACAAAGCGACTCAATCTCCTATCCCGCTGCACCCAGGTGCTGAGCGTTACTACAAGGAAGTCGGCGCACTCAAGTAA
- a CDS encoding DUF1850 domain-containing protein yields the protein MLGLCLGLAGQVWAELPQQQFTLSWRHTVEKIVWQEDYQLTPQGLQILQASVQGTGAGMEIPDGAKFYDDSWNYQPQLAPIPVLKLGRTPEAGDYQLCFAGKCQPMSHWIGPPEAAVAAVELWGCQQSSLTK from the coding sequence ATGTTGGGATTGTGCTTAGGCTTAGCTGGACAAGTATGGGCTGAACTGCCGCAACAGCAGTTCACCCTGAGCTGGCGTCATACGGTGGAGAAAATCGTCTGGCAAGAAGACTACCAGCTTACACCGCAAGGGTTACAGATCTTGCAGGCGAGTGTGCAAGGCACTGGTGCGGGGATGGAGATCCCCGACGGCGCTAAGTTTTATGATGATAGCTGGAACTATCAACCTCAGTTAGCACCGATTCCCGTGTTGAAGCTGGGGCGAACCCCTGAAGCTGGCGACTATCAACTCTGCTTTGCTGGCAAATGTCAGCCAATGAGCCATTGGATTGGCCCACCCGAAGCCGCGGTTGCAGCGGTCGAGTTGTGGGGATGTCAGCAATCCTCTCTGACAAAATAA
- a CDS encoding transglutaminase family protein, producing MRYRVRHLTEYQYSSAVTLCYNMTHLLPRSTAKQQVLSQRIVVTPTPIYQSAGEDYFGNETFYFSIQEPHKKLAIEVECDFEIEEEDLPNQLQLHDITCGDLRGLLAQPWNPELRMVKEYMLDSTHIKCSKLLREYAADTFADDVPLLQAALDFTHKIFSEFTFDATATDVTTPAETVLKEKRGVCQDFAHFAIACIRSVGLPARYVSGYLETLPPPGQEKLVGADASHAWFAIYVPELGWVEFDPTNDLMPNGQHIVTAWGRDYADVSPLQGVIFDGGDTHSLSVSVDVQRV from the coding sequence ATGAGATATCGCGTACGTCATCTCACCGAGTATCAATACAGTTCAGCGGTTACGCTGTGCTACAACATGACTCACTTGTTGCCCCGCAGCACGGCGAAGCAACAGGTGTTGAGTCAACGCATTGTGGTGACACCAACGCCGATATATCAGAGCGCCGGAGAAGATTATTTCGGCAATGAAACCTTCTATTTCTCAATTCAAGAGCCGCATAAAAAGTTGGCGATTGAAGTGGAATGTGATTTCGAGATTGAAGAGGAAGATCTGCCAAATCAGCTGCAGTTGCATGACATAACCTGTGGCGACTTGCGTGGTTTGCTGGCACAGCCTTGGAACCCTGAGTTGCGGATGGTGAAAGAATACATGCTTGATTCGACCCATATTAAGTGCTCGAAACTGCTGCGCGAATACGCTGCGGACACCTTTGCTGATGATGTACCGCTGCTACAAGCGGCGTTAGATTTTACCCACAAGATCTTTAGCGAGTTCACCTTTGATGCGACCGCCACCGATGTCACCACGCCGGCTGAAACCGTGTTAAAAGAGAAGCGTGGTGTATGTCAGGACTTTGCCCATTTTGCCATTGCTTGTATTCGCTCGGTGGGCTTACCAGCGCGTTACGTCAGTGGTTATCTGGAAACCTTACCGCCACCGGGGCAAGAAAAACTGGTCGGCGCCGACGCCTCACACGCATGGTTTGCGATTTACGTGCCCGAGTTGGGCTGGGTGGAATTTGATCCCACCAACGATTTAATGCCCAACGGTCAGCACATCGTCACCGCGTGGGGACGCGATTATGCCGACGTATCACCACTCCAAGGCGTAATTTTTGATGGTGGCGATACTCATTCACTGTCAGTTTCTGTTGACGTTCAGCGCGTCTAA
- a CDS encoding TRAP transporter permease encodes MTDSHEGLNAATKDWPKALFAIALLFSAFQLITAAFHPVSTQILRAVHVGFLLLIVFITYPTTQRRPLKPFGWLLGVLGFGIAIYQWVFEADLIQRSGELTIEDLVVGTLLIALVFEAARRVMGFALPFICTIFLGYGLFGEYLPGDLMHRGYGFDQIVNQLSFGTEGFYGTPTYVSATYIFLFILFGAFLEQAGMIKLFTDFALGLFGHKSGGPAKVSVVSSALMGTITGSGVANVVTTGQFTIPLMMRFGYRPAFAGGVEATSSMGSQIMPPIMGAVAFIMAETINVPFIEIAKAALVPATLYFGSVFWMVHLEAKRAGLDGLPKEECPNPWTAITERWYLLIPLAVLIGLLFSGRTPLFSGTVGLSLTALVILGSAIVMQVSSKWLRLIFWIALGILCAGFFQMGIAVVFGVIAALVGVCWFIKGGRDTLQICLHALVDGARHAVPVGIACVLVGVIIGVVSLTGVASTVAGYILHVGQNNLFLSLVLTMITCLVLGMGIPSIPNYIITSSIAAPALLDLGVPLIVSHMFVFYFGIMSDLTPPVALACFAAAPIAKERGLKISLWAVRIAIAGFIIPYMSVYSPALMLQSDSWLAIIYVVFKAALAIGLWGAVFTGYLTKPLTWWERIWGFAAGASLIVATPMSDEIGFALVASFLLQHLGRDYLARRKV; translated from the coding sequence ATGACTGATTCCCATGAGGGATTGAATGCGGCCACTAAAGATTGGCCCAAGGCTCTATTCGCAATTGCGTTGTTGTTTTCGGCGTTTCAGCTGATCACCGCCGCGTTTCATCCGGTTTCAACCCAAATTCTGCGTGCAGTGCATGTTGGCTTTCTGTTGTTGATAGTCTTTATCACCTATCCGACCACCCAGCGTCGTCCGCTGAAGCCATTTGGTTGGCTGTTAGGCGTGCTGGGATTTGGTATCGCCATTTATCAATGGGTGTTTGAAGCGGACCTGATTCAGCGTTCTGGTGAGTTAACCATCGAGGATTTAGTGGTTGGCACTTTGCTGATCGCCTTGGTGTTTGAAGCGGCTCGTCGGGTGATGGGCTTTGCCTTGCCGTTTATCTGTACCATCTTTTTGGGATATGGCCTGTTTGGCGAATATCTGCCGGGTGATTTAATGCACCGTGGCTATGGTTTCGACCAGATAGTGAACCAGTTGTCATTTGGTACTGAAGGCTTTTATGGCACGCCCACTTATGTGTCGGCGACCTATATCTTCCTGTTCATTCTGTTCGGTGCGTTCTTAGAGCAGGCCGGGATGATCAAACTATTTACCGATTTTGCCCTCGGCTTATTTGGCCATAAATCCGGTGGTCCAGCCAAAGTATCGGTGGTGTCATCGGCCTTGATGGGCACCATTACCGGTTCAGGGGTAGCTAACGTGGTGACCACTGGCCAATTTACCATTCCTTTAATGATGCGCTTTGGCTACCGCCCAGCATTTGCTGGTGGCGTAGAAGCGACGTCGAGTATGGGCAGCCAGATTATGCCGCCAATCATGGGCGCGGTTGCGTTTATCATGGCGGAAACCATCAACGTGCCATTTATTGAGATTGCCAAGGCGGCGTTGGTGCCGGCAACACTCTATTTCGGCTCGGTATTTTGGATGGTTCACTTAGAAGCGAAGCGCGCCGGGCTGGATGGCTTGCCTAAAGAGGAGTGTCCTAATCCTTGGACGGCGATTACCGAGCGCTGGTATCTGCTCATCCCGCTGGCGGTATTGATCGGACTGCTGTTCTCTGGTCGAACCCCGTTATTCAGTGGCACCGTCGGCTTATCTCTGACGGCGTTAGTGATTCTCGGCTCAGCAATTGTGATGCAAGTTTCCTCGAAGTGGCTGCGACTAATCTTCTGGATTGCGCTCGGTATTCTCTGTGCGGGCTTCTTCCAGATGGGTATCGCGGTGGTATTTGGGGTAATTGCCGCCTTGGTGGGGGTGTGTTGGTTTATCAAAGGTGGCCGCGATACGCTGCAAATCTGTTTGCACGCCTTAGTCGATGGTGCGCGTCATGCGGTGCCAGTGGGGATTGCCTGTGTGCTGGTGGGGGTGATTATCGGTGTGGTATCACTCACCGGTGTGGCTTCTACCGTGGCGGGTTATATTTTGCATGTTGGTCAAAATAACCTGTTCCTGTCACTGGTGCTGACCATGATCACCTGCTTGGTGTTGGGGATGGGCATCCCATCGATTCCGAACTACATCATCACCAGTTCAATCGCTGCCCCTGCACTGTTAGACCTCGGGGTGCCGTTGATTGTATCGCATATGTTTGTGTTCTATTTCGGCATTATGTCGGACTTAACGCCGCCGGTGGCTTTGGCCTGCTTTGCCGCGGCGCCAATTGCTAAAGAGCGTGGTTTAAAGATCAGTTTATGGGCGGTACGTATCGCAATCGCGGGCTTTATTATCCCCTACATGTCGGTGTACTCACCGGCGTTGATGCTACAGAGTGATAGCTGGTTGGCGATCATCTATGTGGTGTTTAAAGCGGCATTGGCGATTGGTTTGTGGGGCGCGGTATTTACCGGTTATCTCACTAAGCCATTGACCTGGTGGGAGCGGATCTGGGGCTTTGCCGCTGGTGCATCTTTGATTGTCGCGACCCCTATGAGTGATGAAATCGGATTTGCGCTAGTGGCGAGCTTCCTATTGCAACATTTAGGGCGTGACTATTTGGCGCGCAGAAAAGTCTAA